Within the Cotesia glomerata isolate CgM1 linkage group LG6, MPM_Cglom_v2.3, whole genome shotgun sequence genome, the region gttattacaaaaaaacacttttttcgatttttttcgacaacgatatctcacgaacgcatcaaccgattctgacgtttttggtggcgatcgatgcgggttttcaaggttaatagctgattagtttttgaggttcatcggttcagccaatttggagatatttttaaaaaatgaaaaaaaaaactttttttcaatttctcgaaatctactggtccgaatcggttccatCTTACAGGATATCTAAGTTTAGCGaagacctttcgaatgacaccaactgcgatcaaatcggtcaagccgttcagaagttataagaggtttacacacacacacacacacacacacacacacacacacacacacacacacacacacacacacacacacacacacacacacacacacacacacattcatacagacgtacggacatcatcgtaaaaatagtcaggaaagcttcttagagcttcaaaacgtcgagatctgttgaaacctcgatttttgcaaaacggggtaaaaccaatgacttcccaatttttcgaaaatcttcgattttcttagcaggaagttaaaaatactgaaatttGAATAGCATGCTATGCACGCACGTAACTTTCAACCAATGATAAATCGTGGCCCTTTTTTTGCGAGTTTTGATTTATGACaaacttcaagactttcatgtACTTTTATATGAAGATAGGTCATTCTATACCAATTCAacgattttaatatattttcatacaGGTAGAAAGAAGTCTTTAGCTAAATTTTTAGCTCTTTTTCTCTACCCATTCCGGACTTATCGATTTTTGCTTAAAAACGGTATATCCTTGACTATAATCATGATAAGCTCACttcatacacggaaaaaaattaatagtaaatgcAACATGATGCAGTCTTGGTAAATAAACATGATGAAATCATGTTGCATCCACATTATTTGTCATATTTCGGCTACATGACAATCATGTTGCGGTAACATgagaaaatcatgttgcaCCCACATGATTTATCATGTTCCGGCTACATGATAATCATGTCGCAGTAACAAgagaaaatcatgttgcatccacatgatttgtcatgtggcagcaacataattttcatgtaGCTTTAATAGCATAAAATGAAGCCGCaacaactaaatatttatgcttcagaaaaattatttattatcaagcaaatagattttttcggatttataatattttagatCAAAATTAgagtaaattatcaaattaaatcatttGTAATGATATTGTTGcttaaggggttaggggtagtcaagattttcaaaaaatcgatttttttgcattttcttTAAGTGTAATATCTTAAGAATATTGTCTGAAAGTTTGAAGTGAATCCGACAAATACTTTTCGAGTTATTTGACAAATAGCAAAGGACGCTCAGGCATCCCAGAATGCTCGAGAGCAGGTAGtgtaaaactttaaatgcgtttttctcaaaactatgttttttaAACTGGTGACCACTGTAACTCAAAAACCGCTTAGTAGATTTCAATGAAACTCATACAGTTTTTGGAAAACATAAAAATCTCGTGTCTGATCAaagggtttttttttcttcaaaaattttgattttttataaacaattaactgTTGGTTTTTTCCCTAAAATctagagaaaaatttcttgaggCCGCCATTTCGTtaatgttaaacaaaaaaaaatcgatcaGGCACTACATTATCTATTAatgaaactattttttcttgtccgattgattttatataaatctTCAAGGATTTATGATGGTCACCGCAAAgacatttttttgaattgggTCAACACAAACagtcataacttttgaaataattaattttttttttcaaattttcgtgAAGTCAAGTCAAAACATTGAGTAATGATGCCATACTattactttttgaaaaaataaaatgatttgctggcaaaaaaaaaattattaaaaattctcattttttcatgtctgactacccctaaccccttaaataaattatgttatttttttgacaattttgtTTTAGTCAAAAACATTAGTAcgtagtaaaaatttttttaatagaaaagaataaaattttttcaaaaaaagctccgcgagaaaatttattcaaatgtgAACCAATCACTCAGCATTTCAACTGCGCATGCGCAAGTAGACAGCGATCTACTGTAACTTTGCGAAGTCAAACTGCATTTGATATacgaaaataataacaattaataataatttaattacttttatcacAAACCAGAGCTATTGGCGATaagaattgtatataatttgaataaacatAGATATCGTTCACAAATtgtataattcaataatttactcTTAGTTTCATCTGCAATATTATAAATCCTAAAAAACctatttactttataataaataatgtttttgaagcataaatatttagttgttgcagcttaattttatgctattaaggctacatgaaaatcatgttgctgccacatgattttctcatgctaccgcaacatgattgtcatgtagccgaaacatgacaaatcatgTGGATGCAACATGATTTTATCATGTTTATTTACCAAGACTGCATCATGttgcatttattatttatttttttccgtgaaaggggtcaatttttttttatttttaatgctttttaaaaaaaaaattttcttcatgcTTTTCTggtcattttttttcgttcaatGGGACCcattcgatttttttcaaaaaaattcacaaattatatattaaaattaaaaatttttttgagccatAACTTAAGATGGGCTTCAAATAATTtccagtaaaataaattttaaaaaaatttcttgttttgtaattttaatttctttttctacGAAGATCGCGTAATTTCTTCAGAGTCTCAAGAtacaaaacttttttcttacaTCTTACATCTTATTTAATTCACTATCATTTCAgactcttatttttttattttattattttcattattttatgcTAAATAAGTAATTctacaatttactttttttcgtaTATTGCTCGGAAATAGATTGGTTCATAGAGTTACAACAACCCTTTCTCAGCCTCCCCTAAATGGTCAACAAAAAGTTTTCTATCAGTTCTTTTCACGGCTGATCATCAGCATATCACTTGCAAGAAAATGCTGGTGTTTTTATAGATATCCTCAAAAAATCTACAACATCAGCAATATGATCTTTTAAACATATACAAAACACTTATCGCGCGTGTATATAATATACCTTCCTCACAATCAGTTTCAGTGTTTATACTTTTGTATGCAGTTATGATCCCCTTGACCGCAGACTCCTAACAACTATTGTTGGAAAGTTCCGCAGAAAAGCATACATCCATGCGCGGTTAAGTTTGTCTCGTTATATGAATAATGTTCGCGCCTTGTCGCATACTATATTCTCATTCTTATTCTGTGCGTTATATACCTAAGTACAcacagtatttttttattttcatctcccctcttattctattttttaagaataacaAAAGAGTAGATAAAGGATGCCTACCCTTTACTTGTATATCATATCATATTTTACTTACTCGTTGCACGTTGTGCTGCAACTGAGAAGGACTCCGCGAACACAAAACGCATATTATCGTCCAAGGTAGACCTACAATACAAATCCTTACTAGTCTTGGAATATGGCGAGTCTAATAGGGTAACAATACAATTCTTGACCATTAAAATCCTCACGCATTTTGATATCCGTGATGAAGCACTTACATGATCCAGACACAACTTCCAGATGTGTCTTCCAGGTTTTGGTTGCGAGCAACCGCAAATTCATTTGCTCCATCAAATAAAGAAAACCCTGATAAAACAAACATCTGCGGTTTCTGTGGTAGGCTTGAGTGAGCATAAGCAATAACGACTAGCGCGCTTACAGATTAAGTGAGACCTGCttaatttatagatttatacatttattattttgtacacagaaaaaaaagttcacttgagccaagaaaatatttttcttcttaattattttcttgagcgaaaaagaattttttttttaatacaagaaatttcacttattccaacacgCGTTACCAATGCCAAAAGGGCGCATCTCAACAtctacgcccttttggctctaagacaaaaaaattctaaagccaaaagagagtatcatttttttttaatcataattaattataattaattattagccttaaaaaaaaaaagaaaaattataacacCTATGAAGTGTGAAAAACTCATTATAGTTATCACAATAATGACTTTTcaactcattttatttaaaaagaatatggatttcatttaaaaaaaaaaaaaaaaaaaaaaaaaaaaaaaaacagtaacattttatttgaaaaaaatgtatttgactcaattacaaaattttcatttctattGGCCCAATAATCATGTCTCCACTGATAAAGTGCAATgaattatgtttaattttacaaattacaaAATACCATCGATATTACAAAAATCTGTGCTTTGATGATGGTAACAACTgatgaatttgttttaaaattaaagtattttcTCAAAGTTTAGATTTACAagcaatatatatttatgatgtTTTACTTTCAGAAGCAAAAGATGATGATAATGGTGACGGCATCGGAGTAGTGCCTAgcaaaattgatattttagttTCTTCTATAATCGAATACATAttcttttcaaataaaatgagtagaagagtcattatttttaccagtgttatatttttttttaaggctaataattaattatgattaaaaaaaatgatacgcccttttggttttaaaatttttttgtcttagagccaaaagggcgtatacaaaaaaaaattttaaacttcccgctaaaaaaattgaaaattttcaaaaatcgggaagttattggtttaccccgtttttcgaaaatcgagttctcatcagatcttgacgttttgaggtcctaggaagctttcctgaatgttttcgcggTGATttccgtatgtctgtatgtgtgtgtgtgtgtgtgtgtgtgtgtgtgtgtgtgtgtgtgtgtgtgtgtgtgtgtgtgtgtgtgtgtgtgtgtgtgtgtgtgtgtgtgtgtgtgtgtgtgtgtgtgtgtgtgtgtgtgtgtgtgtgtgtgtgtgactgtatgtaaacctctcataacttttgaacagcttgaccgatttcatcgcggttggcgccatttgaaagggcttgactaaacgtaaattttaaataccatTTAGACCGATTTAAAtgagtagattttgagaaatctcaaaaaaactaaaaaaaaaaagtttttgaaatgtggtttttttggaattacttttaaatggctttaccgatcaattccaaaatctaatcagctcttcagatcaaaaaaccacgtcgatcaccgcaagctcggtcaaaatcggttgatttgttcgtgagttatcgttgtcgaaaaaaaaaccgaaaaaagtgttttttcggaattacttcgaaattcctggctcgatcgatttaaacttgaagattctttatgaggcttcaaaaactgcatcgaatgccgtcaaccgcgtgaaaatcggttcattcattcaaaagttattgccgtttgaaaattcaaaaaattgtgttttattaaattgctattagagttttgagcttaaagagctcaaaatgacacaaaaattatatttttgagctcgaagagctcaaaaacgtaatgtgtaacTTTGAGCGTTTAACAAGTagaaaatgagcgggaagttacagggatggcctttagagtcaaccgtcatcctaatttttttattcacgaTTCTTACAGACATGAatgttaaaaacatttttagattGGTTAGAGGAAAAacagtatattacactacaagggcagaaagttgaGATATAAAGTGTCCAGTGTAACGGTGTGGGTTAGTCAATTCCAAGTATTCAGCAATAGTTTTAGGTATTTGGCCAATTTTATTTCGGCCTACGACTTGTCGGTGACATTTGCCCTTAtgatattgaataaaaaatgtttctgtTTTAAAATCAGAAGGCTTTGATgcgatatatttttttactctttcaTAAAAAAGATTTCCAATAACAAATTTACGAGGCAGACCGTTTTTGGAATCATTTATAGAAACCAAGTATTTCCCACCAAGGTCTTCGACGTCCGCAACTTGAAGTTCTTTAAGTTCTTCACACTTGGTAGCCTCACAAATACCGAAGATTAACACAacctaaaaatattgaaataaaaatgtaaataaattaattaattaaataattaaaatagataGAATTGTTACATTGTACAGCAGTAAGAACTgccttttacaattttttcatcacaacCGTACTGTCTCTTTCTGTTCAGTGAACAGGCCCACTTAGTGAGCACTACGTCACTGTGGGCTCCCCAAATTTACAATACGCACCTGACAAGCGCTCGTTCCCGCTAATTTTCACACGCTTGCGCCAATCGACCGCTCGATCACGCCACATGTATTGAATTTTACTATTGGCTATCGATGTCGACATCAATAGAACGAATTATTGATTGGCTATCGCTCTCGCTGGACATGCGCATTAGCCTTCTTCTCCAagtcaacgaggaagaagacgaattatctttattatctttcgcttctacgctttcgctgcatcaagtcgccattaattccgctttactttcgcttattgttaattaaccgcatttcgctatttttataatttaaattgcttaaattaaccgctaataattcgctttaatttgttataggtaaattgtgttatcagtgcatttatttcaccgctttttcagtgccggcaaagtgttcaaccaagtgtcaaccggcttcgcttttgcaacccacgctgtaatttacaaatccgcttttatcttaacaatccgctattaaaaatattaaatattgagtgtaattaatgtaaataaattactagtgttatttttgataataaattacgcgttttaattgagatatccaaccctaaacctgatccccgcttttccgctctttctgTAATTATTCATTGGTCCCTCGAGCCGGATCAGGCTGGCTctatctcaattaaattaattaattataccgCTAAAAATTGTGCTGTGTTAAGTGAAGTGTAATCCCGCTAGGAAAGGTCGAGTGTCAGGAGCATCGCAGAGCACATCGGGTGCTGCTCCTGGTAGTCATTCGTACACCGGTACGCTGAACTTTCCGTTTATTAAGACTGAAAACTCGACTTCGGGCCTTAAATAACCTCGCTATGGAGAATTACACAAGATAGTTGAAAAATGCAATTTGTGCTTCAACTTTCGTGTTCCGCACCGCGCCGCAGATTGCAAGACCGCTCAAGATTGCCGAAAATGTGGTCAACGTCACCACATGTCCATCCATTTTGGATGCACCAACGAAACCAGCTTCACCGCAGTCTACATCTTCCGCACAGATCCGCTTTCCGCTCAAGTATTGCTAGCTACCGCTTTAGTCCAGGTCCGCCCGCATCATGGCAATCCAATCACCGCCAGAGTCTTGATTGATCAAGGTTCAGAGCTCTCATTTATGAGACAGACGCTCTTCAAGAAGCTCGGACAACCGCTACAGCGTGACATGGTCATGCTCAAGGGCATCGGCAATGTCTCCGCAGGAAGCTCACTAGGTGTGAGCACAATTGAGCTTCGTTCGCTGTATTCGACCGCATCAATGCATGTCAGCATGCATATTCTACCAACATTGACGGTAGATCTTCCATCGTTCGTGATCGCTGATCCGAAATGGCCGCATCTTGAGAATCTCAAGCTCGCTGACCCGCAGTATCTACAGCCACGCCCTGTAGATATTATTCTAGGTGCATCACCAGCCGCACAGATCATGAACGCAGAGATTCAACGAGGACCTCGCAATGCTCCTATTGCACAATCCACCACGCTTGGTTGGATCGTCTATGGGGCTGTCACCGCTAAACACGCTTCAACATCACACGCAGCACTACATGCGTCAGTAGATACTGAATTACAAGACGCTATCGCTAAGTTTTGGGAACAGGAAGAAGTTCCATCAGGAAGTTCACCGCTCAACACCGCTGAAGAAGACGAATGTGAAATTCACTTTCGTCAAACGCATTATCGACAGCCTGATGGACGCTACGTAGTGAGATTACCGCTTAAGGCCCTTGAGAGTCAACTTGGCGACTCTATCAACGCAGCTATGGGGTCACTCCGCAGATTAATAACTCGCTTGTCGCGAGAAAGAGAATATTCTGACATGTATCGTGCATTCATGGCAGAATACATTCAGCTAGGACACATGGTACGAATACCAGTCAACGAATTGCCCGCAAACGCTTACTTCTTGCCTCACCATGGGGTATTGAAGCTTGATAGTGCCACTACGAAGCTCCGCACAGTGTTCAATGGTTCCTGTGCAACATCTACAGGAATTTCATTGAATGATATTCTTCACGCAGGACCCAAAAcgcaaattgacatttttgacgTGATGTTGAGAATCCGCTGCAATAAAATTCTATTCGCTACTGACATCACCAAGATGTTCAGACAGATTGAGGTCGACTCTCTTGATTGGCCGCTTCAGTGCATTCTCTGGACAGATGAGAATGACCTGGTAGACGCTTACTGTCTCAAGACAGTCACATACGGAACCGCTAGTGCACCTTTTGACGCTGTACGTGTGCTCATTCAACTTGTGAAGGATGAAGGACACCGCTTTCCGCTAGCTGTTGCTCCAATGTTGGATACACGCTACGTAGATGACATCTACGGTGGAGCAGACAATGAAGAAGACGCTATAGAGGTTGCAGTGCAAACAAAGCACTGTGTGCAGCAGGCTGCTTCCCGCTTGCCAAATGGGCTAGCAATAGTCTAAAATTACTCGCTGAAGTCGCTCAAGAAAAGCAGCTAGATACACCTCTTAAAGAAATCAGTGATGCACCAGTAAAAGTCCTGGGCATGTACTGGAATTCACGCACTGACGCTCTCCAGTTCAAGTACACGCTACCGCAAGAGACGCCAAAGACAAAAAGAGCTATTTTGTCTGAAATCGCTAAGCTGTATGACCCGCTAGGACTTCTCGCACCAATAGTAGTCAAAGCCAAGATCTTCATGCAAGATCTGTGGTTAGATAGAGTGTCATGGGACGAACAACTGTCACCATCACTCATACACAAATGGACTGGATACCGCGATGATCTCCGCAACATAGAGTCAATCCGCATTCCACGCTGGAATAATATAGCACCCGGAGCAACTATGGAATTGCACGGGTTCTCAGACGCTTCGCAGAACGCTATGGCTGCCGCTGTGTATTTGAGAGTCACTGACGCTGATGGGAACACAAAAGTCTCACTTCTGTGTTTCAAAACGCAAGTAGCACCGCTGAAGACTATGACAATTCCACGCTTGGAATTATCAGCCGCATGGTTGTTAACACAACTGATACTTCATGTTAAAGAAGTTCAGTCACTTGGAAATGTCAGGATAAATCTCTGGACTGACTCCGCCGTGACTCTCGCATGGATTAAAAGTCCAGCAACCCGCTGGAAGACATTCGTCCGCAATAGAGTGGGAAAAATCCAAGAAACGCTTCGAGATGTCTCCTGGAAATTTATTCCAGGAAAACAAAACCCAGCTGACTGCGCTTCAAGAGGTATACCTACGCTAAAACTAAAGCAACACGCTCTCTGGTGGCATGGACCTACGTGGCTTCATGAACCAGAATCCTCTTGGCCCACTCTTGAGCCTCCAACCGACAACGCAACGCATCGAGAAGAACGCCAAGGTCTGACATTAGTAACTTGGAAAGCAGAAAATTGCCTTCTCCAACAATTACTATCGCATTACTCGCAGCTGTTTCCATTACTTAGGAAGCTCAGCATCTGGCATCGTGTCATCGACCGCTTCAAAAGAGTTCCACAATCTTCGCTGGCCTACCCGCTTACTCCATCAGACCTGGAGCGCGCTAAATTGACTTTGATTAAGTTCACTCAAGGACAATATTTCGCTAGAGAGATTCATACGTTTCAAGATGGTGATGATCTGCCAAAAAACAACAGCATCACTAAGCTGACTCCGTTCATCGACCATCAGGGGGTCCTGAGAGTCGGTGGCCGCTTAAAAAACGCATTATTGGACCCAGAAGAGAAGCATCCAGCAATACTGCCGAGACATTCACCGCTTACATCAATATTGATTGATGATTCGCACCGCAAAACGCTTCACGGAGGTACTCAGCTCACGCTCGCTGAATTACGCAAAGCTGTCTGGATCATTGGAGGCCGTGTTCCAGTCAGATCCTTTATTCTACGCTGTGTAATTTGCACGAGACATCGTGGAGAACGCGCTCAACAGCTGATGGGTCAACTACCTGCCGCACGAGTACAGCCAACTCGAGCCTTTTTGCATACAGGACTCGATTATGCTGGACCCATCACGCTAAAAACGTTTCAAGGACGTGGAGCAAAAACATACAAAGGCTGGATTGCTGTCTTTGTATGC harbors:
- the LOC123267273 gene encoding uncharacterized protein LOC123267273 yields the protein MSIHFGCTNETSFTAVYIFRTDPLSAQVLLATALVQVRPHHGNPITARVLIDQGSELSFMRQTLFKKLGQPLQRDMVMLKGIGNVSAGSSLGVSTIELRSLYSTASMHVSMHILPTLTVDLPSFVIADPKWPHLENLKLADPQYLQPRPVDIILGASPAAQIMNAEIQRGPRNAPIAQSTTLGWIVYGAVTAKHASTSHAALHASVDTELQDAIAKFWEQEEVPSGSSPLNTAEEDECEIHFRQTHYRQPDGRYVVRLPLKALESQLGDSINAAMGSLRRLITRLSREREYSDMYRAFMAEYIQLGHMVRIPVNELPANAYFLPHHGVLKLDSATTKLRTVFNGSCATSTGISLNDILHAGPKTQIDIFDVMLRIRCNKILFATDITKMFRQIEVDSLDWPLQCILWTDENDLVDAYCLKTVTYGTASAPFDAVRVLIQLVKDEGHRFPLAVAPMLDTRYVDDIYGGADNEEDAIEVAVQTKHCVQQAASRLPNGLAIV
- the LOC123267274 gene encoding uncharacterized protein LOC123267274, which gives rise to MYWNSRTDALQFKYTLPQETPKTKRAILSEIAKLYDPLGLLAPIVVKAKIFMQDLWLDRVSWDEQLSPSLIHKWTGYRDDLRNIESIRIPRWNNIAPGATMELHGFSDASQNAMAAAVYLRVTDADGNTKVSLLCFKTQVAPLKTMTIPRLELSAAWLLTQLILHVKEVQSLGNVRINLWTDSAVTLAWIKSPATRWKTFVRNRVGKIQETLRDVSWKFIPGKQNPADCASRGIPTLKLKQHALWWHGPTWLHEPESSWPTLEPPTDNATHREERQGLTLVTWKAENCLLQQLLSHYSQLFPLLRKLSIWHRVIDRFKRVPQSSLAYPLTPSDLERAKLTLIKFTQGQYFAREIHTFQDGDDLPKNNSITKLTPFIDHQGVLRVGGRLKNALLDPEEKHPAILPRHSPLTSILIDDSHRKTLHGGTQLTLAELRKAVWIIGGRVPVRSFILRCVICTRHRGERAQQLMGQLPAARVQPTRAFLHTGLDYAGPITLKTFQGRGAKTYKGWIAVFVCMFSSAVHLELVTDYTAAAFIAAYRRFTSRRGICHTLYSDCGTNFVGAEKELKRLFAAGSRTLRELSSLIAQDGTNWKFNPPGAPHFGGKWEAAVKSIKFHLRRTIGDSLLTLEQYSTLLAQIEAILNSRPLTPLNEDPADLAVLTPGHFLIGQSLTAVPEPSLTDLQPARLSHWEQVQQMVQHFWKRYYQDCIHRYQAISKWHHQRNQIKVGSVVLITTEDLPPTKWPLAKVIAVHPGADGQIRVVTVKTVNTELVRPITKLCVLPLTHEEDDLVDAAANAGENVQ